From one Pagrus major chromosome 21, Pma_NU_1.0 genomic stretch:
- the LOC141017085 gene encoding double-stranded RNA-specific editase B2-like — protein MLHPCLDRTGTSSLETQDDKSQLDCDLLLKYHPSTFCTSFPKHGPRALKRKQPLLDGLYQSHLTCKRAAWAVTQKNALVQLNELRPGLRYEIVSTTGPLHAPVFSVGVEVNGFHFEGRGPTKKQAKMRAAELALRSFVQFPNASQAHATMSTFAEFEPTLRENCDLFHCNAARNKVFSSVYNHRRLVRLTLDFSTNPKRRALSTSLLEHLNPVVLLNELRPGLRYMCLTERVHGRPVRSFVMVVRVEGRVFEGCGHSKRLAKAQAAAAALQAVYNISLGPERKVVGLQGSRAKNQLPQFFAESIFHLVREKYVELTDGRFSTSHARHKVLAGIVMTRGFDLRSAQVVSLATGTKCLDSDSVSDRGGTISDCHAEVVNRRALVRFLYAQLELLLSKSADCEERSIFVPNKGGGGGVFRLRDGVLFHMYVSSSPCGDARLNCPYETTAASVSLLLLFVSDPSRRFHCHLRVKVDGGEGTLPITARRANQKWDGAAPGRPVVTMSCTDKMAKWSVVGLQGALLSHLVEPVYLHSLTVGTLSHTGHLSRAMARRLAPVKHLPFPYRRQQLLLGCLSSSEVRPAGKAPNVSLNWSCGDGGLEEISTSTGRRKDSETPSRLCRRSTFTRWLRLQQQLNGTEAAPGTYSGSKMAAGRYQRAMQQFVGALQGGGLGTWLRKPPELGHFNISVC, from the exons ATGTTACATCCTTGTTTGGATCGAACAGGTACGAGCAGTTTGGAGACTCAGGATGACAAAAGCCAGCTGGACTGTGACCTGCTACTGAAGTATCATCCATCAACTTTTTGCACAAGTTTCCCCAAACACGGGCCGAGAGCTCTGAAGAGGAAGCAGCCGCTGTTGGATGGACTCTACCAAAGCCACCTGACCTGTAAGAGAGCTGCCTGGGCCGTGACTCAGAAGAACGCTCTGGTGCAGCTGAACGAGTTACGACCCGGTCTGCGATACGAGATCGTGTCGACGACCGGCCCGCTGCACGCTCCGGTGTTTTCTGTCGGTGTGGAGGTGAACGGTTTCCACTTCGAGGGCCGAGGGCCGACAAAAAAGCAGGCTAAGATGAGGGCTGCGGAGCTGGCTCTCCGGTCTTTCGTCCAGTTCCCGAACGCCTCCCAGGCTCACGCCACCATGTCGACCTTCGCCG AGTTTGAGCCGACGCTGCGTGAAAACTGTGATCTCTTCCACTGCAACGCGGCAAGAAACAAGGTTTTCTCCAGCGTTTACAACCACAGACGACTCGTCCGACTCACACTGGACTTCTCAACGAATCCAAAAAGACGAGCTCTCAGCACCTCACTTTTAGAGCACCTGAACCCAGTGGTGCTGCTCAACGAGCTGCGACCAGGACTCAGGTACATGTGCCTGACGGAGAGAGTTCACGGCAGGCCGGTGAGGAGTTTTGTCATGGTGGTCCGGGTGGAGGGGAGGGTGTTTGAAGGGTGTGGTCACAGTAAGAGGCTGGCCAAGGCTCAGGCAGCAGCGGCCGCCCTGCAGGCCGTCTACAACATCAGCCTGGGACCGGAGAGGAAGGTCGTCGGCCTCCAGGGCAGCAGAGCCAAAAATCAGCTACCTCAG ttcTTCGCAGAGTCGATCTTCCACCTGGTGAGAGAGAAATACGTGGAGCTGACAGACGGTCGTTTCTCTACCTCGCACGCCCGTCACAAGGTCCTGGCAGGGATCGTAATGACCAGAG GATTTGACCTCAGATCAGCCCAGGTTGTGTCTCTGGCCACAGGGACTAAGTGTCTGGACTCGGACAGCGTGAGCGACCGCGGCGGTACAATCAGCGACTGCCACGCCGAAGTCGTCAACCGGAGGGCGCTGGTTCGATTCCTGTACGCtcagctggagctgctgctcag tAAGTCAGCAGACTGTGAGGAACGATCCATCTTCGTACCAAATAAAGGCGGCGGTGGCGGCGTCTTCCGGCTGCGAGACGGCGTCCTCTTCCACATGTACGTCAGCTCGTCGCCGTGCGGAGACGCTCGACTCAACTGCCCGTACGAGACCACGGCTGCAT CTGtaagtcttcttcttctctttgtgtcagatcccagcaggagGTTTCACTGTCACCTCAGGGTGAAGGTGGACGGAGGCGAGGGGACGCTGCCCATCACGGCACGACGAGCCAATCAGAAATGGGACGGTGCGGCGCCAGGCAGACCTGTCGTCACCATGTCCTGCACCGACAAGATGGCAAA GTGGAGCGTTGTGGGCCTCCAGGGGGCGCTCCTGTCTCACCTGGTGGAGCCGGTTTACCTGCACAGCCTGACGGTGGGGACGCTCAGCCACACGGGTCACCTGAGCAGAGCCATGGCACGCCGCCTCGCGCCCGTCAAGCACCTGCCCTTTCCGTACCGAcggcagcagctgctgctcggCT GTCTGAGCAGCAGCGAGGTTCGGCCTGCAGGAAAGGCGCCGAACGTCAGCTTGAACTGGAGCTGCGGTGACGGCGGCCTGGAGGAGATCAGCACCTCcacagggaggaggaaggactCAGAGACGCCGTCACGCCTCTGCAGACGCTCCACCTTCACCCGCTGgctgaggctgcagcagcag
- the LOC141017389 gene encoding tripartite motif-containing protein 16-like, which produces MADKGVQLDLDTISCSICLDLLKDPVTIPCGHSYCMNCIKTHWDKEDENQTHSCPQCRQSFTPRPVLVKNTMLAVLVEELKKTGLQAAPADLCYAGAEDVACDVCTGRKLKAVKSCLVCLISYCEKHLQPHFDVAQLKKHKLVEPSEKLHENICSRHDEVMKMFCRTDQQCICYLCSVDEHKGHDTVSAAAARTERQRELEVSRQNIQQRIQDREEDVKVLQQEVEAINGSADKAVEDSEKIFTELIRLMEKRRSDVKQQVRSQQETEVSRVKELQEKLEQEITELKRKDAELKKLSHTEDHNQFLHNYPSPSCLTGSKYFSKINPNCLKYFEDVTAAVSEVRNKLEDVLRETWTNISLKVTKVDVLLSQEPMTRAGLLEYKCKITLDPNTVNTCLSLSKENREVTFMNTEQSYSSHPDRFTNNLQVLSRESLTGRCYWEVEKGQGGVSVVVAYKDSDTVNERFGDNTKSWAFGFYKNRSEYRHNNQTTPFNATQSSRVGMYLDHSAGRLSFYSVSDTMTHLFRVQATFTQPLHVGLLLYGPVGNTAELCEIE; this is translated from the coding sequence ATGGCGGACAAAGGAGTTCAGCTGGACCTGGACACGATTTCTTGTTcgatctgtttggatctactgaaggatccagtgactattccctgtggacaTAGCTACTGCATGAACTGTATTAAAACCCACTGGGACAAAGAGGATGAGAATCAaacccacagctgccctcagtgtaggcagagcttcacaccgaggcctgtcctggtgaaaaacaccatgttagcagttttagtggaggagctgaagaagactggactccaagctgctcctgctgatctctgctatgctggagctgaagatgtggcctgtgatgtctgcactgggaggaaactgaagGCTGTCAAgtcctgtctggtctgtctgatctcttactgtgagaaacatCTTCAGCCTCACTTTGATGTGGCTCAActcaagaaacacaagctggtggagccgtcaGAGAAGCTCCAcgagaacatctgctctcgtcatgatgaggtgatgaagatgttctgccgtactgatcagcagtgtatctgttatctctgctctgtggacgaacataaaggccacgacacagtgtcagctgcagcagcgaggactgagaggcagagagagctcgaggtgagtcgacaaaacatccagcagagaatccaggacagagaggaagatgtgaaggtgcttcaacaggaggtggaggccatcaatggctctgctgataaagcagtggaggacagtgagaagatcttcaccgagctgatccgtctcatggagaaaagacgctctgatgtgaagcagcaggtcagatcccagcaggaaactgaagtgagtcgagtcaaagagcttcaggagaagctggagcaggagatcactgagctgaagaggaaagacgctgagctgaagaagctctcacacacagaggatcacaaccagtttctacacaactacccctcaccTTCATGTCTCACTGGATCTAAATACTTCAGCAAGATCAACCCCAACTGtctgaagtactttgaggatgtgacagcagctgtgtcagaggtcagaaaTAAACTAGAGGACGTtctgagagagacatggacaaacatctcactgaaaGTGACtaaagtggatgttttactgtcacaaGAGCCCATGACCAGAGCTGGATTATtagaatataaatgtaaaatcacactggatccaaacacgGTAAACACTTGTCTGTCATTATCTAAAGAGAACAGAGAAGTAACCTTCATGAATACAGAACAGTCTTATTctagtcacccagacagattcactaaTAATTtgcaggtcctgagtagagagagtctgactggacgttgttactgggaggtggagaaAGGTCAGGGAGGAGTTTCAGTCGTCGTAGCTTACAAAGACAGTGACACTGTTAATGAAAGATTTGGAGATAATACGAAGTCTTGGGCATTTGGTTTTTACAAAAATCGTTCTGAATATAGACATAACAATCAGACCACTCCTTTCAATGCTACTcagtcctccagagttggaatgtacctggatcacagtgcaggtagactgtccttctacagcgtctctgacaCCATGACTCACCTCTTCAGAGTCCAggccacattcactcagcctctccaTGTCGGACTTCTTCTTTATGGTCCCGTTGGAAACACTGCTGAACTGTGTGAGATAGAGTAG